The Bombus terrestris chromosome 4, iyBomTerr1.2, whole genome shotgun sequence genome has a window encoding:
- the LOC100646701 gene encoding hexokinase-1 isoform X1: MVVPTEHALNEAIQVAPLVLSDEVKRHKIETRLARLRFSAATVRKIQDVFVSEMNKGIHQQPSSLQMENTYVPEFLDGTEEGLYLALDLGGTNFRVLLLELLHGTPIREKVKKYHISSDLRVGSGIRLFDYLAECVSDFVISQGLQDVELPLGFTFSFPIIQHSLDIGVLVTWTKTFNCPDVVNEDAVKLLHEALDRRGDTKVKVVAILNDTTGTLVQGSTLDHNTAIGLILGTGSNACYLERADRVEHWETERHGEREVIIDIEWGAFGDNGVLDFIKTDYDRENDANSLIVNSFTFEKYISGKYLGEIVRVVLAKLTKEGLLFIGDHTPGSLLVPGNLTSDLVSDIEQDSVDGGDSSTKEILMKFGIVPDNEDVKIVQYVCEVVSNRAALLVSICLAVLLKRIDKKSVTIAVDGSLYKHHPRLETWIKRYIPLLAPDHEFKMIHAEDGSGKGAALIAAIAQRLQKRLD, from the exons ATGGTCGTCCCTACGGAACATGCTCTTAACGAGGCGATACAAGTAGCGCCGTTGGTACTTTCGGACGAAGTAAAGAGACATAAA ATCGAAACAAGACTGGCACGGCTACGGTTTTCGGCTGCCACTGTAAGGAAGATCCAGGATGTTTTTGTGTCGGAAATGAATAAAGGAATTCACCAGCAGCCGTCGTCACTGCAGATGGAGAATACCTATGTCCCGGAGTTTCTCGATGGCACAG aGGAGGGCTTGTATTTGGCGCTGGACCTTGGAGGCACGAATTTCCGAGTGCTTCTTTTAGAATTGCTTCATGGTACACCTATACGCGAAAAAGTGAAGAAATATCACATTAGCTCTGATTTGAGAGTAGGCTCGGGGATTCGTCTGTTTGATTACCTAGCAGAATGCGTCAGTGATTTCGTCATTTCACAGGGTCTTCAGGATGTAGAGCTTCCTCTTG GATTTACGTTCTCCTTCCCGATAATTCAACATTCGTTGGATATTGGAGTACTGGTGACTTGGACTAAAACCTTCAATTGTCCCGACGTTGTTAACGAAGATGCCGTGAAATTGCTTCACGAAGCTTTGGATCGTCGAGGAGACACTAAAGTGAAAGTCGTGGCGATTCTGAACGACACTACAGGAACATTGGTGCAGGGATCAACGTTAGATCATAATACTGCAATTGGACTTATTTTAGGCACCGGTAGCAATGCCTGTTATCTTGAACGAGCTGACAGAGTCGAACATTGGGAAACTGAGAGACACGGAGAACGCGAa GTTATTATCGACATTGAATGGGGTGCATTTGGAGATAATGGTGTCCTGGACTTCATTAAAACAGACTACGATCGTGAAAATGATGCGAATTCGCTTATTGTAAATTCATTTAC atTCGAGAAGTATATTAGTGGAAAATACTTAGGCGAGATTGTGCGGGTAGTGCTCGCAAAGTTAACCAAAGAAGGCCTTCTATTTATAGGGGATCACACGCCCGGATCCCTTTTAGTCCCGGGCAATCTCACAAGCGATTTAGTATCTGATATCGAACA aGACTCTGTGGACGGTGGCGATAGCAGTACgaaggaaattttaatgaaGTTTGGTATCGTTCCGGACAACGAGGACGTGAAAATAGTACAATACGTTTGCGAAGTGGTATCTAATCGTGCAGCTCTTCTCGTTTCGATAT gCCTAGCAGTCTTGTTAAAACGAATCGATAAGAAGAGCGTCACAATTGCTGTAGATGGATCTCTTTACAAACATCATCCTAGACTAGAGACATGGATAAAACGATATATTCCACTGTTAGCTCCTGATCATGAA TTCAAGATGATCCATGCCGAGGACGGAAGCGGAAAGGGTGCTGCATTGATTGCTGCAATCGCACAAAGACTTCAGAAAAGATTAGATTAG
- the LOC100646701 gene encoding hexokinase-1 isoform X2 encodes MNKGIHQQPSSLQMENTYVPEFLDGTEEGLYLALDLGGTNFRVLLLELLHGTPIREKVKKYHISSDLRVGSGIRLFDYLAECVSDFVISQGLQDVELPLGFTFSFPIIQHSLDIGVLVTWTKTFNCPDVVNEDAVKLLHEALDRRGDTKVKVVAILNDTTGTLVQGSTLDHNTAIGLILGTGSNACYLERADRVEHWETERHGEREVIIDIEWGAFGDNGVLDFIKTDYDRENDANSLIVNSFTFEKYISGKYLGEIVRVVLAKLTKEGLLFIGDHTPGSLLVPGNLTSDLVSDIEQDSVDGGDSSTKEILMKFGIVPDNEDVKIVQYVCEVVSNRAALLVSICLAVLLKRIDKKSVTIAVDGSLYKHHPRLETWIKRYIPLLAPDHEFKMIHAEDGSGKGAALIAAIAQRLQKRLD; translated from the exons ATGAATAAAGGAATTCACCAGCAGCCGTCGTCACTGCAGATGGAGAATACCTATGTCCCGGAGTTTCTCGATGGCACAG aGGAGGGCTTGTATTTGGCGCTGGACCTTGGAGGCACGAATTTCCGAGTGCTTCTTTTAGAATTGCTTCATGGTACACCTATACGCGAAAAAGTGAAGAAATATCACATTAGCTCTGATTTGAGAGTAGGCTCGGGGATTCGTCTGTTTGATTACCTAGCAGAATGCGTCAGTGATTTCGTCATTTCACAGGGTCTTCAGGATGTAGAGCTTCCTCTTG GATTTACGTTCTCCTTCCCGATAATTCAACATTCGTTGGATATTGGAGTACTGGTGACTTGGACTAAAACCTTCAATTGTCCCGACGTTGTTAACGAAGATGCCGTGAAATTGCTTCACGAAGCTTTGGATCGTCGAGGAGACACTAAAGTGAAAGTCGTGGCGATTCTGAACGACACTACAGGAACATTGGTGCAGGGATCAACGTTAGATCATAATACTGCAATTGGACTTATTTTAGGCACCGGTAGCAATGCCTGTTATCTTGAACGAGCTGACAGAGTCGAACATTGGGAAACTGAGAGACACGGAGAACGCGAa GTTATTATCGACATTGAATGGGGTGCATTTGGAGATAATGGTGTCCTGGACTTCATTAAAACAGACTACGATCGTGAAAATGATGCGAATTCGCTTATTGTAAATTCATTTAC atTCGAGAAGTATATTAGTGGAAAATACTTAGGCGAGATTGTGCGGGTAGTGCTCGCAAAGTTAACCAAAGAAGGCCTTCTATTTATAGGGGATCACACGCCCGGATCCCTTTTAGTCCCGGGCAATCTCACAAGCGATTTAGTATCTGATATCGAACA aGACTCTGTGGACGGTGGCGATAGCAGTACgaaggaaattttaatgaaGTTTGGTATCGTTCCGGACAACGAGGACGTGAAAATAGTACAATACGTTTGCGAAGTGGTATCTAATCGTGCAGCTCTTCTCGTTTCGATAT gCCTAGCAGTCTTGTTAAAACGAATCGATAAGAAGAGCGTCACAATTGCTGTAGATGGATCTCTTTACAAACATCATCCTAGACTAGAGACATGGATAAAACGATATATTCCACTGTTAGCTCCTGATCATGAA TTCAAGATGATCCATGCCGAGGACGGAAGCGGAAAGGGTGCTGCATTGATTGCTGCAATCGCACAAAGACTTCAGAAAAGATTAGATTAG